The Gemmatimonas phototrophica region CACCGTGGGCACCGCATCCAACAGGAATGCGAGGTACTCGCGTCCGCCGGCGTGCTCCAGCTCCCCGCGCCGTTCGAGTTCATCGGCGAGCGTGAGCCAGTCCACGACGCTGCCGCGTTCCGTGATGGCCAACATGGCCCGGAACAGGCGACGGTGTCCCTCGCGATAGAACATGGAGTCATCCACGTGCTCGCCGGCGCGCAGAATGGCATCGGCGTCGAGCAGCATGGCGCCCAGGACGGCCTGCTCGGCTTCTTCCGACCAGGGCGGGCGACGCTCCTTGTACGGATCCCGCGCGGTGGTGGGGGCGGTCGGCAGCGGTGAGCCGCCAGCGCCCGGAGAGGTCACAGCAAGACTGGTCATGTCACGTTACTCCGCACCACTGCTGGTGGCGCGCGCAGCATCAAGAATACGACGGGCGAGTTTCACATCTTCCCACGTGGGGCGCTTCCAGGATTCATTCCGCAACAACGCCGCCGGATGATACGTCACGATGAGCGGGACCCCCTGGAAGCGGTGTACCTTGCCGCGCAGCGCACCGATGCCCGTGGTGGTCTGCAACAGCGTCTGTGCCGCGAATCGGCCCAGCGCGAGGATGACCTTCGGTCGCACCAGCTCGATCTGTCGCAGCAAATACGGCTGACAGGCCTGCACTTCGTCGGGCAAGGGGTCGCGATTCCCCGGTGGACGATGCTTCAGCACGTTGCAGATGTACACGTCGTCGCGTGACAGCTGAATGGCGCTGAGGATTTTCGTGAGCAGCTGCCCGGCTTCGCCGACAAACGGCCGTCCCTGCTCATCCTCGTTGGCGCCCGGTGCCTCTCCTACACAGAGGAACTCCGCCTGCGGGTTGCCTTCGCCCGGCACCGCGTGCCTGGCCCCTTTATGCAGACCGCACGCGGTACAGGCGGCGACGTGCTGCACAACGTCCTGCAGCGTTGGCAACGACGCGACGTGCGGCGAGAACTCTGCCACATGCAAGCGCCCAGCTTCCAGCCCGGCCGGAATACCCAGGGCATCAAGCCAGGGGGGGAGCGTCACCTGCACACTGGCAGCGGGGATCCTCGGTGCGTCCGCGGCTTCCGCCGCGGCAACCGGTGGCTTGCGCGACCCGTCGGTGTTTGCCGTCGGTACCGGTGGTACCGCCGGGGTAGCGCCAGGTCGGAGCGCCCCGGCGTTACGTAGCGTAGCGCGCCAGTCCGTGCTGACCTGGTCATCGAAGCGCCGCTCCGGAACGGGAGGCGCCGGCGCCATTGGCGGTACCGCTTTTGGCGCGGCCTCAGTATGGGATGGCGGCGGTTCGTCGAAACCGTCGGGCGGCGCGCCGGTCTCCCGCCCGCGTGACGTGGTCCCGGTGGATGCCCGGGAACGCGTGCTTCCGCCCTGGCGCATTCCGACGAGCTTCAGCACGTCCTCCACGGGTAACCCATCCAGCACGAACTCGGATTCACCGAGTTCGCGTCGCTGTTCGAGATACCGGCGAAGCCGATCCCTGGCGTCCACGATGGCGGGTGGGGTGGAGTTGGTCAGCGCGCGCGGCGGCGCCACGCACAGGGGGAGAGACAACGCGCCGCGCCGGGACCGGAGTCACGGCGCGGCATCTGGTCCTGCAACCTCAGGGGACTCAGGCCGATGGGCGACGCCGCGGGACGACCTTGTAATCGATCTCGCCCGAGGTGAGCTCTTCGAGCGCCCGCGTGGTGAGCTTCTTTTCGTTGATCGAGCGGTCGCGCGGGAACTCGTTCAACACGCGCGCAAACTTCGCGGCGATGAGTACGCTGAGATACTTGTTGGCCGCATGCTTGGCCACTTCCTTCGGAGTAAAAACCTGCATCAGTCGTCCTTGCTGAAGACGTGAATTTCCTGCTCGAGTTGCGCGATGAGCCCCTCGACCTGTGCTTCGACCTCATGGACCCGGTCGTGCCGGAGTCCTTCCGCATCGACGATCGCACTCACCTGATCGACGGCCCGGTCAAGATTGTCGTTGACGACCACATAGTGGTACCGCCCGACTTCTCCCAACTCGGCCCGCGCGTTGCGCAATCGCACCAACAGTCGTTCACGATCCTCACTTTTTCGCGCCGACAGCCGGGCCTTCAGCACCTCGCCTGAAGGGGGCAGCACGAAAATGAGCACCGTATCCGGAAACGCGGTGTGAAACTGCCGCGCCCCCTGCACATCGATGTCCATCAGGACATGGCGCCCGGTGGCCAGTACCCGCTCCACCTCACTGCGCAGTGTCCCATAAAAATTGCCGTGTACCTCGGCCCACTCCGCAAACTCACCGCGGTCGACGGCGGTATGGAACGCGTCCCGGGAGAGGAAACGGTAGTCACGACCATCCACTTCCCCCTCGCGGGGGGCGCGCGTCGTGCAACTGACAGAATAACCCAAATCGGTCCGTCGCTCCAGCAGGCGACGGGCAATTGTGGTTTTGCCACCCCCAGACGGGGCGGACAATATGACCGGAAATGTGCTCACTCGAGATTCTCAACCTGCTCGCGGATTCGTTCCAGCTCTTCCTTGAGCCCAACCACCTCGTGGAGGATCGGGGCGTCAGCGGCTTTGCTACCGGTGGTGTTCGCCTCCCGAAGCATCTCCTGCAGCAGGAAGCCCAATCGCTTGCCGACCGGTTCCCCCTCGGACTCGTTGAGGGTGGCGCGGAACGCCACGATGTGGGACTGGAAGCGGTCCAACTCCTCGGCAACATCCATGCGATCCGCCAACAAGGCGATCTCCTGCGCCAAGCGGACGTCGTCAACAGCGACACCGTCGGCCAGTTCGCGGACCGACTCGCGGAGCCGGTCGCGATGGGCCACAATGCGTGCCGGGGCACGGGCAGCAATGCGCGACAGCGCCCCCTCAATGACCTCCAGACGTTGCCGGAGTACGAGGGCCAGCCGCTCCCCTTCTTCGGCCCGTGCTCGTTGCAACGCGTCCAGCGCCGCGTCGACAATGCCAACCAGTTCCGCCACGGTGCCGGTATCGTCCTCTTCGCGCGGTGCGGCCATCACGTCGGGCATGCGCAGCACACTGGCGAGGTCAACTCCGCCCGATAGGCCATTGGCTTCCACCAACGCCTTCAGCTGCGCAGCCGCGGCGGCAAAGCGCGCTTCATTGATCGCGACCGGGGCATCGGCCATCCGCTCGGCCCGGGCGGTCAGCGTGACGTGGCCGCGTGCGACCTTGAGGCGCATGGCTTCACGTACATCGGACTCCCAGCGCCCAAAGGCCCCGGGCACTTTGATGCTGGGCGAAAAGAAACGGTGGTTGACGGTTCGCACGTCCACCACCACGCGCAGTGCGCCCACCGTTCCTTCCGCCTGGCCATACCCTGTCATGGAGCGAATCATTCCCGAATCATAACCTCGCGGCGGCAGCACGGGGATGCCGACCTCAATTCGAGAACTCCCAGCGAACGCCGTACATCTGAACAGCGGGGGGCATGGTGATCCCGCGAATCTGCTCGTATTGCCCGCCGGTGAGGTTGCGATACTGGTAGAACAGCGTTCCGCGCTGGAGTCGAATTTCCAGCAGGCCGGTGGCCACCTGCGCCGGCTCTGTCGTCCATTTCAGCGGATCTTCGTCTGGCCCATAGAAGAACGGCACGCCGGACCGACTGTCAAAGATCAACCGCGCATTGAAGCCGAACTGCCCTTTGGGGAACTTGCTCCTCCACTCGGAGATGAGCGCAATTTCCGTGCGGATTTGTGTCTTGGGGCGATTGTATTGTGCCGCATCCCAGCTCACGGCCTGCACATCCACGTAGACATCCTTGTACAACCGACCGTTGGCGGAGACCGTGACACCGGTCGCGGGATTGGCGGCAATCACCGACGGCGTGGGGCCCAGCAGCGGCAGCGTTCCGTAGACCGTCGCATCGTCCCGGATCACGCCACCGCCAAACCAGAGTCGTTTGACTTTCACGGCAGCCTCCGCACGCAGCGTGCTGGCCGCTGGCCGCCCCGTGGTGTCGTCGGGTGACCGGCTGCTCCGCCCCACCACGACCGCCAGCCATGGTACTGGCCGCACGCGCGCAAAGAGTTCGGTACGATCGGTGGAGTCCCGACCGTTGCGCTCAACCCACGCACCGGCATCAAGCTTCCACCACTGCGCCTGGGCACGGGCTACCGGTGCTTGTTCAAGGGTGCCCGCGCGGGGACGCAGTCGATTGGTCAGCGACGCGGTCCACCAACTACCGCGATATCCCACCGCGACCACGTGTTGCGTTTGCCCACGGATCGTATCCCCTTCCACGACCACTGTATCACCATCCGTGATGATGGTCGTATCCCTTCCCTGTTGCTTGGTACGGAGCGCGTTCATGATGGCCTGTGACCAGAAGCCCCGGGTCGTGTCGCCATAGCCAACTCGCAGATACCCTTCGCGGCGTTGTCCCTTGAACGACGGCAACGCCAGATAATCCGTCCGTGGCGTGTGGGCGTCTCGTTCGCGACCGATGGAATTGGCAAATCCATCGACGCTCAGCTTGCCGCGTGACCATCCCACGCGTGCATAGAAGGACTGCGACTCGCCATCGCTTCGCAACCGCGTGCTGCCTTCGGTCCCGCCAAATGCCGACACGCGCCCGGACTGTGTCGCAATCTGCTGTCCGCCGAGCTGCAGTACCGCTCCATTCCGCCATCGCCGCGCGAGAAAACCACGAAATGCGTTGGTGTTCAGGTCACCGGTGAAGATGTCCACGCGTGTGGCAGGGGTGATACTCGTAACCGTTTTGGAGCGAAGCCAGACCCGAACCTCCCCAGGCGAGCGTTCGAGCACCACCTCATCGAGGTTCCAGATGGGGACATCGGTGAGGTCGAGCATGCCGCCATTTCTTGGCTCAACCGCATCAAGTTCGACGCCATCGAGAAAGATACGAATACGCGACGCGTCTCCGTTCAATGACGCGCCGTGGAGCCCCGCGAACCAACCGCTGCGGTATGTGGTGATACCCGGAACCCGATCGAGCAGATCGGCAAGATTGATGGCCCCCGATCCCATGATGGAATCGCCGCGCCACCGAAGGCGATCGACCGTCTCCATGTTGCGCGGCGTTTCAAAGCGTGCCAGCGGCGACCGGATGGTATCCCCGGCTTTCACCTTGGCCAGACTGTCAGCCACCTGCCGGGCCCGCGCACGCAACGAAGAATCCGCCTCCGGAGACCTCCGCGCGGCGCCGCTATCCGGCGACGGCACCGGCACGCTGACGCGCACGGAATCGGACTTCCGGAGCGTGTCGGGGCGCACCTGTGCCTGTACGGACGACACGCCGGCGGCAACGAGCGTGACCATCGTCACCAGAGCGACGACGGTCCGCTGCACCCACTGGCGGGCGCACCGCCCTGGCATACGAACGGTCACTGCCGCGCGCGGGCCCGCACGAACTCCACGAAGGTCCCGACGGGTGTCCCCGTGGGCCCCTTCGGAATCCATCCCAGATCACTCTGCGAATAGGCCGTACCGGCGACATCGAGATGGACGAACGGATACCCGTCCACAAACTCCTGCAGGAAGAGCGCCGCGGTGATGGAGCCGGCCGCACGCCCACCGGTGTTCTTCATGTCGGCCACATCACTCTTGATCTGCTCCTTGTACTCATCCCACATGGGCATCGGCCAGCCGGCTTCACCGGCCGCGGCCCCGGCGGCGAGCACTTCGTCGGCGGCAGCCTTGTCGGTACTGAACACCCCCACCGCGTTTGCGCCGAGGCCGATCACAATAGCCCCCGTGAGTGTGGCAGCGTCGATGACGATGGCGGGGTTGTAGCGCTTGGCGAAAACCAACAGGTCGGCCAGCACCAATCGGCCTTCGGCATCGGTGTTGATGATTTCGATGGTCTTGCCGTTGGAGGCACGTACCACATCGCCCGGCTTGACCGCTTCACCCGATGGCATGTTGGTCGTGGACCCGATGATACCGACCACGTTGATCGGCAGCTTCAGACGGCCGATGGTTTCCATCGCACCCATGACGCCGCCGGCCCCGGACATGTCGAACTTCATCCACTCCATCTCCGGTGCCGGCTTGATGGAGATGCCGCCCGTGTCAAAGCAGAGTCCCTTGCCAACGAGCACGACCGGCTGCTGGTCGGCAGGTCCGCCCCGGTACTCCAGCGCCACGAGACGCGGCTCTTGTGAGGTCCCCTGCGCGACACACAGAAATGATCCCATCTGCAGATCGGTCATCTCGCGCCGCCCCAGCACCGTGATGGCCATGCTGTGGCGTAGGGCAATCTCCTGGCCCACTTCGACAAATGTGTCCGGTGTGCAGTAATTGCCCGGCATCTGTCCGAGCCGCTTGGCAATATTCTGCCCTTCACCAATCGCCACACCAGCCTCGAAGGCGGCTCGCACGTCGGCGGTATCGGGTGCCAGTATGGTTACCTGTTCGAGTCGCGCCCGACGATCCTTCTCCGGGGGCTGCGTCTGCAAATCAGGATAGCTCCAGCTGCCGGCCATAGCGCCGATGGCCAGCCCTTCAATGGCGGCCGCATCGACATCGGGCACGTAGAGATGCATGGCGCCGGTGCCCAGCTTCCCCGCCTGCCGAGCGGCAATGGCCGCTGCACGACGCGTCGCGGTGCGAGTCAGAGGGGCGCTGCCACGCCCCACCAGCAATACCCGTTGGGCCCCACCGTCACCACCAACGAGCAAAAGTGTTTCATCCTTGCCGCCCCGGAAATCCCGGCGCGCCAGCGTGCGCGCCAGGGCCCCCTGCAATGACGCATCCACGTCTACCAAGGCATCGATCAACGTTGGGTCGGCGGGGAGGATGATCGCCAGCAACGGAGTCTCAATGGCGGCGGGAGCCAAATGAGCAAGCGAGAACGTGAGCGGCATGAGTCTGGTGCGAAGGGACAGTCACCGACCGGATTCGGTCAGGGATCAGGGCTCGGGGAAGCTAGGCGGCATCGCGTGCGAGCGGCAAGCGCGTGATCACCTCCATGGCCACCCGACGGGAGACGGAGACCGCGAGCAATGTACCCGGAACGACGAAGCCCGATCCCAGACGGGATCGGGCTTCATGCAACTGGGGCGGGTGGACTCGAACCACCAACCGTCCGATTAACAGTCGGATGCTCTGCCATTGAGCTACACCCCATCAATGCTGCTCAGCCCGGCGCATTTCCCGGCGCTGCCCCACTGAGTTCCGTCTGCACCACCCCTACGCGCAACGCACACCACCCGTTGACCCGCACCTTGTGCGCACCCCCCAACTGTTTCGTAAGAGGCGAGCATGCCCAGAGTGGGGGTCGAACCCACATGACCTTGCGGTCGACGGATTTTGAGTCCGTTGCGTCTGCCGATTCCGCCATCTGGGCGCACAAACGGGCGCCAAGAAGACGCCCGCCAGTGAACTCCAAGTGTACATCGATGCGCGTGCTCCCGCTACCACCGGGGCGGGACTTCCTGCGGCATCTTGCGTGATCAGGGAATGCCGGCTGGCGGGCGCCGTCGATACGGCGTACCCGTCCCAGCGGTGGGATTCCCCGAGCTATCCGCCCCCAACCGCCGCCGCTGAAGCTCCTGCATGCCACGGCGCAGCTCGTCTTGCAGGGCGAAATACCGCGCACGCTGCACCGGCGTGAGGAAGCGGGACAACTCCCGCTGCTCCTGTTCCAGCAACTCAAGACGCCGCCGCTCAAGCCGGGGCATTTGCTCCAGCAACTCCACGACCCGCGCTTCATTCGCGCTATCCCCAGCCTGCAACTCTTCACGCATCGCCTGGCGGGCTTGCATTTCATCGCGCCGCAGCACGCGACGTGCCCCTTCGGCCCTCGATGCGACTTCGCGCAGCTTTACCGCCTGCTCATCGGTCAGTTGCAGGCGCTGACGGACCATATTCTCCACCCGCTGCTGAAAGCGCTTTTCGAGCTCCTGGCGGCGCGGATCATCGGCGCGCCTGCCACGAATCTCGCGTGTAGGCGGCTGCCCCGCCGGTGGCCCACTCTGGGCCATCATGAGCGCTGGGCCCAGGGACATCACCGCCACGCCAAGCCAAACTGCGCGACGCAGGGTCATGGTGCGGTCCCCCCACTGGTCGGGGTCATCGGGACGCCGGGTAGCGGTTCCGTGTTTGTTGCTCCATCCCACCGGTCCAAACGGTCCAGCATGCGCTGCAACTCCGCCTCGGTGTAATCGCCCAGATCACCGTACGAAACCGACACATCCGGTGCCTCTGGCCGTACCGAAGCAGCAACGGCAACGGTCTCTGGGTGTGCCTTGCCCGCGAGCTGCGCGGCAACCACTGACGCGCTCTCCCCCACCTGCAGGGTACTGGCCGCCGGCGACTGCACCGTCGTGACTCCGCGCCGTGCCACCAGAATTGATGTCCCGCCGGCAATGACCACGCCGAGCGTCGCCGCCAGGCGCCACACCGACATGCCAAAGACCTGCCCGCGTCCTTTTCGCGAATGCATCGACGGCGGTGACAACGGCCGCTGACTGGTCGCTGCGGACAAGGATCCGGCCTCGCGCACCAGTCGCGGGCCACTGGCGGGGGCCAGCGGCAACGCCGCCACAATTCGTGCGACATCGGGAACGGCCACTCGGGGCCGCGACGCCCGCACCAGGCGGAGCACGGCAAGGTCATCCGCACACCATTGGCACACGGCCACGTGTGACGCAATCCGTGCCGCACCGACGTCGTCGAGCGATTCAGCCACGTAGTCCGGCAACAGATCCTGCAGCTCGGGGCTGCGGCACTCAGTCATGAAGAAACTCCTTCACCGCGCGCATGGCGTTGTGATAATGCACCCGTGCCGCTCCCTCGGTAGATCCGAGGATCTCGGCAATGTCCTTGTAGCTCCGTCCTTCCTGCACCCGCAGCGTGAACACGTCACGCTGCATGCGCGTCAACTGCGCCATCGCACCAGCTACGCGCTGCGCCGCTTCGTCAGCCATCAGTGCGTCGAGCGCGTCAAACCCGCTGGCCGCGTGCGTGTCATCGATCTCCACGTCGTGACCGCGTCGCGCTTGCGCGCGCCGCCGATCAATAACCAGGCGCCGTTCAATCGTGAACAACCAGGTGCGAAGTGAGCTATCGGCACGAAACGTGTCCATCGCGGAAAAGGCCCGGATGAAGGTGTCCTGTACCAGTTCATCCACGTCATCACTGACTCCCAACCGACCGGCGAAACGCGCCAGCGCCTCAGCATGCCGCTCGACAAGTGCCGTTGCAGCCCGCTGGTCGCCCGCCTTCCACTGTTCGATGAGTGCGCCATCAACCGTGGCGTCCTCCTGCTGGGTGGCATCGATCATACGTTCGGAATATTGGACGAGTGGTGTCCCAATGTGTTAAGGCGGTCGAAAAATCAGGCCGGGGGGGGGCCGATTGACCGGCAGTGATTTGCGGGGCAGCTTGACGATCATGCCTCCTTCCCCCCGCCCAATGTCCATTCGCGCACCCGCCATCATCGCCCACCGGGGAGCCTCCCGGGACTTCCGGGAGAACACCATGCGTGCCTTTCAGAGGGCATTGGAGCTTGAGGTGGATGGCATAGAGTTGGACGTTCACGCCACCCGCGACGGGGTACTGGTGGTCCACCATGATGCCTCGCTGCCAATGCACCACGGGGAGGCGGTGGAACGTGTGCCGCTCGTTCGTTTGTCCGCCGCCGAACTGGCCGAGTTCCGACTGCCGAGTGGCGACCCCATCCCGACACTGGACGAGATCTTCCGGGCTGTTGGCGACCGGGCAACCGTCTATGTCGAGGTCAAGGCTCCGAATGTGGAACCCATGGTGGCGGCACTGCTCGACCAGCATCCGGAGGTCCGCAGTGCGGTACACGCCTTTGACCACCGCATTCCGGTCGGTGTTCGTGCCATTCGTCCAGTGACCATGATTGGGCTGTTGAGTGCGTCATACCCCCTTAACGTTCAGGGGGTTATATCGGGGTCGGGCGCCACAATGTTCTGGCAACACGCCGACCTGATCGACGAACGGCTGGTGCAGGCGGTACATGAGGCCGGCTTGCAGATCGTCGCTTGGACGGTTAACAGTGCGCGCCACGCGCGCCAGCTGGCGGCGTGGGGCGTGGATGCCCTGTGTACGGATGTGCCGGACGAAATCAGGACGGCGCTTGCGACGGGTCCGTCGGGGGCGGAGGCGGCGTAGCGGTATCTGGCGCTCCCGCTGGTGGCTCCGTCATTCCGGCGGCTGCCCTGGCAGCGGCCAGCTCCGTTTCCAGCCGCCGCGCATCGGTATCCCGGCTACGGAGCGCGTCGGTGAGACGCTGGCGGGCATCGGCATCGAGCTCTCCTCCCGCCTCTGCGGCGCGAAATATCGCGTATCCCAACGCCTCGGCGGCCTTGTCGGCCTGCTCCCGAGCGCGATAGGCATCGAGGCGCAGCTTGCCCTCGTCGAAGACGTCCTGCGCGGCCTTCCCAGCCTTATCGATGCCCTGTCGGACCTTGTCCCAGATTGCCATGATTTCCTCGTGGGTGATGGATCTAGAGGCACTACGGGGGCACACCCCGTCAGGTTACGAGCCCGGGACGGTGGGAACAAGACAAAGGGGCAGGACACCGACCGGTGCCCTGCCCCTTTGGTGGTACGAAGCGCTTACGCCTCGACCAGCTCCTCGGACGTCTCTTCGACGTACTCGACGGGGACGACGTTGACCTTGTACGCCTTCTTGTTCTTGTGGGCGAACTGCACCACGCCATCAACCAGCGAGTAGATGGTGTAGTCGGTGCCCATACCTACGTTGGCACCCGGGTGCCACTTGGTGCCGCACTGACGCAGGATGATGTTGCCAGCCGTGACGAACTCGCCGCCGTACTTCTTGATGCCGCGGTACTTCGGGTTCGAATCGCGGCCGTTGCGTGAGGAGCCGACGCCCTTCTTATGTGCCATGACGAATACTCCAGTGAGGAAGCGCGCGGGCTACCCGCGCGCCGCCGGCGCTCAGCCGAGGGTGATGTCCTTGATACGAACTTCCGTGAACTTCTGACGGTGGCCCTGCTTGCGCGCGTAATTCTTGCGGCGCTTGAACTTGAAGACGATGATTTTGTCTTCGAGGCCGTGCTTCACGATCTCGGCCGTCACCTTCGCGCCGGCGAGCGTGGGCACGCCCAGGCGGACCTGCGTGCCGTCGGAGCCGATGAGGACGTCGTTGAATTCGACGGCCGTGCCGGCATCACCCAGCAACGAAGGGATCCGAAGGGTCTTGCCCGGCTCAGCACGGAACTGCTTGCCGCCGGTGCGGATGATCGCGTAGCTCATGGTTCTTTCCAGTGATGTGCGTTCCAAACGTAGCCTAGAAGCTTATCAGACCACGGGTTAGCTGTCAACTACCAGCCAGCCCATTTGCTCAGGCAAGTGCGTACTGCTGGGTTACGTCGCGCTGAGCGCCACGAACCACCAACTTGATCTCGTCGGGCTTGAGCAGAGGGTCGTCCCGCAGCTCCAGGGGGAAACCGGCCAATTTTTCCAGCCGTTTCACGAAATCGTGCTCCTGTTCCAGAACATGGAGTGCCACCTCGGGGTGGAGCCGAAGCACCACCGATTCCTTACGGCCCTCGGCGGCCATGCGACGCACGGCCCGCTCGGTACGCCGGACAATGGTTTCCGGGGTAAAGATCCGCCCGCTCCCGGAGCAGGTCGGACAGGCTTCCGTCATACTCTGGTAATGGCTCTGGCGCACCCGCTGGCGGGTCATCTCCACCAACCCCAGATCGGACACGGCAAACGCCTTGGTGCGCGCTCGATCGCGCCCGAGGTGTGTGCGGAGCTCGTGGAGTACCTTGTCGCGGTTGCCCTGCGTCTCCATGTCAATGAAGTCGCAGACGATAATGCCGCCCACGTCCCGCAACCGGAGCTGTCGCGCGATTTCCCGCGCCGCTTCGGTATTGGTTTTGAAGATCGTTTTCTCAGGGTCGCGCTTGCCGGTGTACCGCCCGGAATTCACGTCGATGGACACCAGCGCTTCGGTCTGCTCAATGATGATGTATCCACCGCTGGGCAGATCACACCGTCGCTTGAAGAGATCGCGGATTTCCGTTTCGATCTCTTCCTTGTCGAAGAGCGGGACCGTCTCTTCGTAGAGCTTGACGCGCTCCACGAGTTCCGGCGCAATGCCCTGCAGGTATTCGGTGATCTCGTTGTAGACCTGCTTGGAGTCTACTGAGACCCGCTCCACCTTCGCGCTGAACAAGTCGCGCACCAGCCCGCGCGTGACATTGGTTTCGCGATGCACCAAGGCCGGCGCCCGCAGAAACTGCGTTTTGCGCTTGATCCGCTTCCAGTTGTTCATGAGCGTGTTCAATTCACGCTCGAACGTTTCCTTGGTGGCGTCTTCGGAGACGGTGCGGACGATTACGCCGCCGGAATTGTCAGGGAGCATTTCCCCGACCATGGCGCGCAGCCGCTGCCGTTCGGCGCGCTCATCGATTTTCCGGCTAATACCGACCTTGGACGCAAACGGCATGTACACCAGGAAACGCCCGGCCAGGGACACCTGCGCCGTGACACGCGGCCCCTTGGTGGAAATGGGTTCCTTGGTGATCTGGACCAGGATGTCCTGCCCGCGCTTGAGCAGATCCTGAATGGGACGGACTTCACGGCGACCGCG contains the following coding sequences:
- a CDS encoding leucyl aminopeptidase, translated to MPLTFSLAHLAPAAIETPLLAIILPADPTLIDALVDVDASLQGALARTLARRDFRGGKDETLLLVGGDGGAQRVLLVGRGSAPLTRTATRRAAAIAARQAGKLGTGAMHLYVPDVDAAAIEGLAIGAMAGSWSYPDLQTQPPEKDRRARLEQVTILAPDTADVRAAFEAGVAIGEGQNIAKRLGQMPGNYCTPDTFVEVGQEIALRHSMAITVLGRREMTDLQMGSFLCVAQGTSQEPRLVALEYRGGPADQQPVVLVGKGLCFDTGGISIKPAPEMEWMKFDMSGAGGVMGAMETIGRLKLPINVVGIIGSTTNMPSGEAVKPGDVVRASNGKTIEIINTDAEGRLVLADLLVFAKRYNPAIVIDAATLTGAIVIGLGANAVGVFSTDKAAADEVLAAGAAAGEAGWPMPMWDEYKEQIKSDVADMKNTGGRAAGSITAALFLQEFVDGYPFVHLDVAGTAYSQSDLGWIPKGPTGTPVGTFVEFVRARARQ
- a CDS encoding zf-HC2 domain-containing protein — encoded protein: MTECRSPELQDLLPDYVAESLDDVGAARIASHVAVCQWCADDLAVLRLVRASRPRVAVPDVARIVAALPLAPASGPRLVREAGSLSAATSQRPLSPPSMHSRKGRGQVFGMSVWRLAATLGVVIAGGTSILVARRGVTTVQSPAASTLQVGESASVVAAQLAGKAHPETVAVAASVRPEAPDVSVSYGDLGDYTEAELQRMLDRLDRWDGATNTEPLPGVPMTPTSGGTAP
- a CDS encoding Spy/CpxP family protein refolding chaperone, translating into MTLRRAVWLGVAVMSLGPALMMAQSGPPAGQPPTREIRGRRADDPRRQELEKRFQQRVENMVRQRLQLTDEQAVKLREVASRAEGARRVLRRDEMQARQAMREELQAGDSANEARVVELLEQMPRLERRRLELLEQEQRELSRFLTPVQRARYFALQDELRRGMQELQRRRLGADSSGNPTAGTGTPYRRRPPAGIP
- the gmk gene encoding guanylate kinase, with the translated sequence MSAPSGGGKTTIARRLLERRTDLGYSVSCTTRAPREGEVDGRDYRFLSRDAFHTAVDRGEFAEWAEVHGNFYGTLRSEVERVLATGRHVLMDIDVQGARQFHTAFPDTVLIFVLPPSGEVLKARLSARKSEDRERLLVRLRNARAELGEVGRYHYVVVNDNLDRAVDQVSAIVDAEGLRHDRVHEVEAQVEGLIAQLEQEIHVFSKDD
- a CDS encoding RNA polymerase sigma factor; the encoded protein is MIDATQQEDATVDGALIEQWKAGDQRAATALVERHAEALARFAGRLGVSDDVDELVQDTFIRAFSAMDTFRADSSLRTWLFTIERRLVIDRRRAQARRGHDVEIDDTHAASGFDALDALMADEAAQRVAGAMAQLTRMQRDVFTLRVQEGRSYKDIAEILGSTEGAARVHYHNAMRAVKEFLHD
- a CDS encoding TonB-dependent receptor, with the translated sequence MTVRMPGRCARQWVQRTVVALVTMVTLVAAGVSSVQAQVRPDTLRKSDSVRVSVPVPSPDSGAARRSPEADSSLRARARQVADSLAKVKAGDTIRSPLARFETPRNMETVDRLRWRGDSIMGSGAINLADLLDRVPGITTYRSGWFAGLHGASLNGDASRIRIFLDGVELDAVEPRNGGMLDLTDVPIWNLDEVVLERSPGEVRVWLRSKTVTSITPATRVDIFTGDLNTNAFRGFLARRWRNGAVLQLGGQQIATQSGRVSAFGGTEGSTRLRSDGESQSFYARVGWSRGKLSVDGFANSIGRERDAHTPRTDYLALPSFKGQRREGYLRVGYGDTTRGFWSQAIMNALRTKQQGRDTTIITDGDTVVVEGDTIRGQTQHVVAVGYRGSWWTASLTNRLRPRAGTLEQAPVARAQAQWWKLDAGAWVERNGRDSTDRTELFARVRPVPWLAVVVGRSSRSPDDTTGRPAASTLRAEAAVKVKRLWFGGGVIRDDATVYGTLPLLGPTPSVIAANPATGVTVSANGRLYKDVYVDVQAVSWDAAQYNRPKTQIRTEIALISEWRSKFPKGQFGFNARLIFDSRSGVPFFYGPDEDPLKWTTEPAQVATGLLEIRLQRGTLFYQYRNLTGGQYEQIRGITMPPAVQMYGVRWEFSN
- a CDS encoding uracil-DNA glycosylase produces the protein MSLPLCVAPPRALTNSTPPAIVDARDRLRRYLEQRRELGESEFVLDGLPVEDVLKLVGMRQGGSTRSRASTGTTSRGRETGAPPDGFDEPPPSHTEAAPKAVPPMAPAPPVPERRFDDQVSTDWRATLRNAGALRPGATPAVPPVPTANTDGSRKPPVAAAEAADAPRIPAASVQVTLPPWLDALGIPAGLEAGRLHVAEFSPHVASLPTLQDVVQHVAACTACGLHKGARHAVPGEGNPQAEFLCVGEAPGANEDEQGRPFVGEAGQLLTKILSAIQLSRDDVYICNVLKHRPPGNRDPLPDEVQACQPYLLRQIELVRPKVILALGRFAAQTLLQTTTGIGALRGKVHRFQGVPLIVTYHPAALLRNESWKRPTWEDVKLARRILDAARATSSGAE
- a CDS encoding DNA-directed RNA polymerase subunit omega produces the protein MQVFTPKEVAKHAANKYLSVLIAAKFARVLNEFPRDRSINEKKLTTRALEELTSGEIDYKVVPRRRPSA
- a CDS encoding YicC/YloC family endoribonuclease codes for the protein MIRSMTGYGQAEGTVGALRVVVDVRTVNHRFFSPSIKVPGAFGRWESDVREAMRLKVARGHVTLTARAERMADAPVAINEARFAAAAAQLKALVEANGLSGGVDLASVLRMPDVMAAPREEDDTGTVAELVGIVDAALDALQRARAEEGERLALVLRQRLEVIEGALSRIAARAPARIVAHRDRLRESVRELADGVAVDDVRLAQEIALLADRMDVAEELDRFQSHIVAFRATLNESEGEPVGKRLGFLLQEMLREANTTGSKAADAPILHEVVGLKEELERIREQVENLE